GTCGCGCATCCACCGAAGCCTAGGTTTAAGCTGGGCAGCCTGGGTGATGCAGACAACGCCTACAGGGCCATCACAGCCCTGGAGAGGGAGCACCCGACGCTCAAGATGGAGGTGAGGCCCAACCTCAAAGGAGAGTATGTCCTCACACCCAAAAATGAGGAATCGACGGCTCTCCTGCGGCGCCTCGCCGAGGAGGGGAACAGGGTGCTCCTCCTCGACCCCAGCGTGAGGCGGCACAGAGTGGTGCTGGAGCGCTATCCTGTCGACCTCCCCCTCGAGGCGGTTGAGGCGCACCCCGACGTGCTGTCCGCCACGCGGCTTCGAGCCAGGAGGGACAAAGCGCCCACCAGACAGATGCTCCTTGTCCACCAGGGACCGCCCCCGGCCGTGCTGGACCTGGGCTGCTGGGGAGCATACACCCTGCGGCACTACCAGGGTGAGCCTGTGAGGTGCTACAAGTGCCAGCGCTTCAGTCACCTCCAGGCAAGATGTGTGCACTCCGTCAGGTGTGGGGTGTGCAGCCAGCCCCACCCAACGGAGGACTGCATTGGGCGCCACAAGGCCAAGGAGCCCACCACCGCCAAGTGCCCCAATTGCGGGAGGAAGCACCATGCTTGGCACCCGCAGTGCCCTGAGAGGCTCCGCAGGATGCCGGTACCTCGCCGGCGAACGGGGCGCAAGCAGCCGGGGGCAAGGCGGCGGCAGGAGCAGCGGCAGCATCAGGCCGCACCAGGTGGCTCCCAGCATCAGCGGCAACGAGGTCAGGCGCCACTAGATCGCAGCCAGACGCGGCAACACCGCTTCATCCCCGCCTCCCACCACGTCAGCATGGGTCAGGCAGCCCCCACCCCTGGACCCCCCGGCCCGCCCAGAGGAGACCTTGATGCACCCCATGCAGGGCGACGAGGATGTCACCCACGCCTCCACTTCCGACCTACCCGCCCGCCAGCCCCGgcctcagaagaagaaaaagggtaaCAGGAAGCACCACCGCGAGTCACCCCAGGCCGACATGGAGCGGCCCACGGCTCCGCCACAGGCGCCACCGCCGGTGTCTCAGTCTGCGCCATTGAGCCCTGAGACGGCTCTGGATGGTACGCCCAGCGCGCTGCACCAGGAAACACTCCTCACTGACGACCCGGGTCTCGGCGAGGAGACAAACGCCTTGGTGCGCTGCATCATTGCCAGGATGGTGAAGGTCGTGAGGAGGCTCCTCAGCCGACCTGAACAAGCCCCAGCCTCACAGGAGAACCTGGACGAGCTCCTCCTGGAGGAGGCGGTCGCCGCTGTCGCAGGCGACGGTCTGCGAACTCACTCGGCACCCGGGGAGCGCCAGCACCGCCTCCCTCACCCAGCAGAACAGCCTGGTCACGATGGAGAGCCCTTGTGAGACTGCCGCAACGACAACAGCTGCAGCGGCGCCCAGGCTCAGGGTGCTGCAGTGGAATGTGCAGGGCCTGCGCCCCAAACGCCATCAGGTGCTGCAGGCCATCGTTGAAGAGAGGCTGGACGTCCTCCTCCAAGAAACCCTAACGCCAGCTGACTTCCAGTGGAGGGTGGCGGGCTTCACGCTCCACTCCCTACCAGCCACAGCGGAAGGCTCCCGGGGCTGCCTGGCGCTGGTGAGGAGCGGGATACCACACCGCCGCATCCTTAACCCAGTGCAGTGCGGGGATGGAGTGGAGGTCATGGCCCTGGAGTTGCATGTGGGAGGTCTTTTGGTCCACGCCTACAACATCTACAGGAGTCAGAGACACGAGCTTGAAGCCGGGGAGCTGCTTGGCCTGGCAGCGCATACAAGTCTCCTGGTGGCGGgggacttcaacgcccaccatcCCTCGCTGCAGTCTGTGTCCTCCACCAACGCGACGGGTCGCCATCTGGCAGCAGTGCTGGAAGAGGTTCCGGAGATCAGGCTTCTCAACACCGGCGAGTCCACTCACGTCCGGGGAGGGCGGCTCGACCTCACCCTGGTGTCCAGTGACCTGGCGGCTGGCGCTACCTGGCAGACGCACCCCACCCTCACCAGCGACCACTACGCTACACTCACCACCCTCGCTGTGGCCCCGCCTGTCCCGCCACGTCCCCAACCTAGGTGGAACACCAGAAGAGCGGACTGGGGCAGGTTTCAGAGGACACTCGACAGTTGGTGGGAGTATGAGCCGCAGGGCGACCTACACCAGCAGGAACAGGACCTGACGGCAGCCATCCAGCATGCAGCGGACGCAGCCATCCCCAGAACCGACCcgggtcgccgccgccgcccggacTGGTGGTTCTACACCGAGGAGGTGAGGgaacacaaccatagagtaaaCTTACACCGAAAGCTGTACAAGAAGAGACCGACCCCCTCCAACCTGAGGCTCCTGCAGGACGTGGTGAGTCGCGCGCGGGAGGTGTCTCAGCGGGCCAAGGAGGACAAGTGGCTGGAGTGGTGCGCTACTTTCAGTTAGCACACCTCCCTGAGCTGGCTGTGGAGGACCGTCCCCACAGTTTCCGGTGCCGCCCGGCCGCCCACCCACAACCAATCCGAGAAGCTGAGAGGCTGGTCGACGATTTCACTTCCCGTGGCGCCAGCACCCAGCTCCCTCCTCGCACACACCGCCTCCAGCAGCGGCTCAGGCCGAACCGCGAGGAGGTGACGAGGGAGGCGTGCGAAACCGCCGACTTGACCGACCAGCCCTTCTCTCTCCAAGAGCTGGACAGGGCACAGAAAAGAGGGCGTGACACAGCGGCGGGGGCGGACGGCGTGGTGTACTCGATGCTGGCTCATGCCGGGCCAGCTGGGGAAGCCGCGCTACTGTCACTGCTCAACGCATCCTGGCTGGCGGGGCGCCTCCCTCCCGCATGGAAGGAGGCCGACATACAGCCCATCCCAAAGCCTAGGGAGCCCGGGAAGCTGAGACCCATCTCCCTCACCAGCTGCACCGCCAAGACCGCCGAGAGAATGGTGCTGTCTCGCCTGCAGTGGCGCGTGGGGAACCTCCATCCTCACGTGTTTGGCTACACACGCAGGGTGAGCACAGCAGACAGCATCATCACCCTCCTGACGCAGGCTAACCATCGCCCCACACTCGTAGTCTTCCTCGACCTGGAGAAGGCTTTTGAGCTGGCCAGCCCCGACGCCATCCTCATCGCCCTCGTGGAGAAGGGGGTGCGGGGAAGGCTGCTCGCCTGGCTCCGGGactacctccaccgccgccgggctCGGGTCAGGTTTCAGGGCCACAAGTCCAGCTTCAGGGAGCTTGAGAACGGGACTCCACAGGGCGGCATCCTCAGCCCGTTCCTATTCAACATCCTCATGGAGCAGCTGGTGGCACTGCCGTTCCGTGAGGGCACCGTGCTGCTGAGCTACGCTGACGACCTTGCTCTTGTTGTCACGGGACGGGGCAACAGGATGGACAAAGCTCAGCAGGCCCTGGACCTTATCACCGAGAAGTGCGAGGCACTCGGCCTCAAGATCTCGGCACAAACGGCCCGGGCCATGGCAATCAGGGCAGCCACTCCAGCCGGTCAACTGCAGGCCCAGGGCATAGGATTAGAGTGGGTCAACAGGTACCTGTACCTCAGTGTGGCTGGACTCACGACTCTCATTCAACACCCAAGCCAGATAAGTGGGTGTGAGACTCCGCGCCAGGCTCAACGTCATGAGGGCGATGACGAGGCCTGGTGCAGGAGCCACATTCTCCGTCCTGCGCCTCTATGTGCAGGCAGTACGGCCCCTGGTGGACTACTGTGCCCctgtcctcgtctccctctcccaCAGCCAGCAAAAGATACTCGAGGTCGCGCAGAACTCCTCCTTGAGGGTCATGCTGAGGGCGCCGAGATGGTGCAGCGCGTGCGTGATGCAGAGCGAGGCTGGACTGTTGCCCCTCGCCTCCAGGGTGGAGTACGTCCTCGCCTGCAGAGTGGCCAGGATCCTCCTCCGAGACAAGGAGGGCGTGGCGCAGCGGAGACTGCGGACGGCCATGGCACAAGGCAGGGAGGTGTTCCGAAACAACACGTGGCTCATCCACACCACCTCAGCCGTCCACGGACTCACCCGCACACTCGGCTGGTGGCGGGAGGCCGATGTCCCTGCCCTCCTTCCACCCCCGCCCCCGTGGGAACCGTCCATCGCTCCCTTCACCGCCACGCCGATGCCAGCAAGCAAGGCCCTCTGCATCACCCAGGAGCTGCGGCAGCGCGCCCTGTCCATGGCGCAGGTCACCGAGCCAGGCAGCGCCGTCTACTACACGGACGGCTCGGTGGACCCGGTGAGCGGCAGAACGGGCGCTGCTGCCATCACCGGAGAGACGAGGCTCTTGTGTAGGACGGCTGACCACTGCTCTACCCTCCAGACGGAGCTGgccgccctcctcctcgccctggaACACGCCCAGGCCCGCCCGGAGTTGACCGTCGTCATACACACAGACTCCCGGGCGGGGCTGGAAGCCCTGCAGCGTCCGCGCGTCACCGACAACGTGGGCCTCGTCACTTCCGTGCTTGGCAGCCTGCAGAGCCTCGCCGCGCAGGGAAAGTGCGTCAGGCTCCACTGGATCCCCAGCCACGTGGGGGTACGCGGGAACGAGGCTGCGGACGAGGCCGCCAAGAGGGCCGCTGCGGGCCCCACAATCACCAGACGAGTGCCGCTCAGCCTGCAGCAGACCAAGGCTGAGGCGAGGCACGTTGCATCCTGGCAGGCGCATCAGAGCCACCGGGAGCTAGAAGGCTGGAAGAAGCAGGCGGCGTGGTACTCCATCGCCACCGGCTACCACCCCCTGGATGACGCCCAGCAGCATCCCAGGGCAGACGGTGTTCTGCTGCAGCGTGTCAGGCTGGGCTACAGCACCAGGGAGCAGCTCCAGGACGGTTTCCAGGGGCAGGAGTGTGCCCACTGCGGCAGACACAGCCGCCGCCCGCTGGTGCACTACCTGCTGTCGTGCCCGGCCACCGCGCGACTCAGGCCAGCCCCAGAGCCCGACACCCAGCCTGCACCCGGCGGCCTGCTGAGCAGCCGGGAGGTCAAGGCTGCCCTCCTGGTCCAGCGCTCGCCACCAGACCTGCTGCTCGAGGTGCTCAGGGCGGCACCTCCACCCCGATGACCCGTCACCCCTTCCTCGCACCCATAGTGACGAAGAACACAGATgcgtcaccgccaccacaccCACATGAGGCGCACCTGACCAAGCAAACACCGGCGGGCTGATGCCCGCTTTGTACACTTTTTAtaacaaatgtatgtatatatatttttttattgtagtatatgtatttgtatatcttttgtACAATAAACCTTTAAACGAACGATTCCTCTccaatggagtcaccactggttattagttgtgtcttttaacctataaggcggccttagcggatccaaacggcgttgtaccagctacaacgtatgctgcctcgaaaacacaaacaaaaatgtttggttttcgctgtagcggcctaggctgccgctacactcttaccaaactccatcacgctacacttctctctgtattgaatgtcatttcccatttgcgtgaccattcgcttattctatcgagatcttggctcagggctacacagtcttcttcattagccaccctcctcattattttagcatcatcagcaaacatattcatatagcttgccACCCCTTGTGTtatgtcaattatatatattgcaaaactaatcggagccaacaccgatccttgggggactccacttgtcacttccgtccagcttgatttattgttcctgattactgttctcatttatcTCGTCGCtaaaaagtctataatccaacccttatatcatattgcatcatcctgtaggtttctccaaataacttgtttatgtgtttttctaGGGAGAaggtcttgcatcgttactcccaaatcttttttcttcatgtactaaccttaagttttcttctcccatcctgtatgttttccttgatctttttatacttttccccatatccataacatggcatttgtttgcattaaattccatctcctataactggctccatctatacactctgtccaggtctttttgcagttcttcacagtcttcctccatcttcactttccttattaattttgcatcatctgcaaaacggctcatataactttttatatccattggcatatcattaatatatatattattaagaacattattggtgtttgtgtcatttcaggtaaaatatatgtttcaagtatatacaaaaaaaaaatagtcctgtTAGGCTTGTGTGGGTCATGTCACGTGTTTGTGGAGGTCATCTTAGGTCTCAAGggtgaggtgatttttttttttttttttttttttttacctcatggcctattgcgccggtaggcttcctcccggtgaatcctgatggtcggtccaaggcttcttccagggggGTCCTgagcatggaggtattaaggtcctgacctgatggttggtccagcctgttctggcgcagacgagtgtttatagtggcgccatcttgcattggctcatgctgccctcccgaagctcatatttaatcctagaatctagagttcgggttgataggtggtcttctggacagcatatggatagttttaagccactcagcggcggctgaaaaatcccagcctggtggcaccggtcggggattgaactcgcgtcctcctgaacgcggggccgtcttgctatctgttcagccaccgcctacagtGCCTGTTCCAGAGCCTCAAGGGAAGTGCCGGTAGCCTGGAAGGGGTTTGGGGGCCCCTTATTCAGAGTgccttaaaatgtgtgtgtgtgtgtgtgtgtgtgtgtgtgtgtgtgtgtaattcaccacggcctgatcacaagttacataagaacataagcacgttggaatctgcaagaggccggtaggcctatacaaggcagctcctttgaccctaagctcccgtgtatctaaccccacctagtatcgctgtccatgaatttatctaatctatttttgaatgtgacaattgtatgggcactcaccacatgactgctaagcctattccactcattcacaaccctgttggtaaaccaatttttgcctatgtccctgttgaatctgaattttatccggtttaaacccattacttcttgTCCTACCCGATtatcttaccatcagaaccttatgaatatctcccttattaattaaagcccttcatccatttataaacctcgatcatgtctccacgcacccttcgcctttctagagaatgcaagtttaactgttggagtctttcctcgtatggcaagtttctcaaaccctgaatcatcttagtcaccctcctctgcactgattctaacattttgatatccattctatagcaaggtgaccagaactgagccgcatagtcaagatgaggtctaactaatgctaaatatagcttgaggaaaacttcggcgcttctgttgcttacgctccttgaaataaatcccagtaccctatttgctcgatttctagcttgaatgcattttgcccttggacggagatcagagctcactaggACCCcaaaatctctctcgcacccagacctgcttatgagagcgtcatttaagcaatagttgtgagaggggttgttcctacctacactcagaatactgcacttccctactttgaactccatctgccatttatccgcctagtcatacaatctgtttggttcatcctggagaatactagcgtcctgatccgactcaattactctaccgatcttggtatcatctgcaaacttaatgacatcactactaattcctgtatctaaatcattaatataaataataaacaagagtggacctaataccgaaccttgtgggaccccactcgtaacacatccccagtcagatcatttaccattgatttgcactctttgcttcctattgctaagccacgccttgacccagttcaaaaccttaccctctacaccgtgagcctgtaatttaagcaacagtcgttggtgaggaactttgtcaaacgctttactaaaatcaagagagattacatcataattttcatctctgtctaccgcctcaaatactttactgtagaaggacaagagattggtgaggcatgacctacctttcgtgaacccatgctgcgagtcatgaattaagctgtgtttctctagatgctcccgaatgttcctggctattatggactccagcatcttgcctataaccgatgttggtctcgctttcgccagcaggtaccctcacgacgtgagcaagtgctcactattgtcgatctctggatactgccaggacctcgcacaccacacaccccaccccccttgctcaaggggggacagtaaccactcttagtcaacggaaagaatccggcctgagcggggctcgaaccgccgcctgtttgaccgTGAAGACTTGCAGCGCAACGCACTACCGAttaagctaccggagcggtgtatatatatgtgtgtgtgtgtgtgtgtgtgtgtgtgtgtgtgtgtgtgtgtgtgtgtgtgtgtgtgtgttaaaacatTCAAACTATAGCCTTTCATCTCTGTAATAATATTCATCTAtgtttatctgtatatatatatatatatataaatctttctttatatatatatatatatatatatatatatatatatatatatatatatatatatatatatatatatatatatatatatatatatatatatatatatatatatatatatatatatatatatatatatatatatatatatatatatatatatatatatatatatatatatatatatatatatatatatatatataggaaaagatCACGATTTCCCTTATAATGATaattttttatgctttttaataTTTGTCCTGTCTGTTTACAAATTCCATCATTTAGCAATTATTTACTTGTATTTCTTAGCTTTTGGAAATGCATATCATCACTTTCTTTGCTAATATCCAGCCAGccatcttgtttctttctttacttatcaagtccttccttgctctccagGAATCAGCATCACCAGACCTTGGGAGCGGCAGCAGCCCAGTGCCAACACCACGCCACTGGACCCCAGGCCCACTGCCAGTGCCGGGGATCTTCAGACCCGTCTCCAGCCTTAGGGTTTGGAGGGCGGAGGGCTGCATTGGCGGTGGCGGCTATAGTAATGTGTCAAcggtattttttttctgcctctaggtgtggtagtctttcttggtggtGGGTCCCGTCGGTCAGCCCCAGCCCTCTATGTTGCAGGCaagggtttatagtggcgccatcttgcctggctcaccATTTGAtcccctcttttagagagagaatctagagtctgggttgacaggcgtccatcaggacagcatgtgggtagtgttgggccactcggcggtgactgaaaaatactgtctgtggcggcgggcgggacccAAACTCCCATCCTGCTGCCTCCTGGACACAGTGCCGGCACTGGTGGTCACTTTTTGTGTtatctattattactgttattattattattattattattattattattattattattattattattattattattattattattattattattattattaagggagTCTAGtgggtcattattatcatttccttatattgataaaatttgtatttgttttgcagATTTGAgtcaacaggaagaagaagaagaagaagaagaagaagaagagtatttgctacacattctctctctctctctctctctctctctctctctctctct
This genomic stretch from Eriocheir sinensis breed Jianghai 21 unplaced genomic scaffold, ASM2467909v1 Scaffold704, whole genome shotgun sequence harbors:
- the LOC126994012 gene encoding uncharacterized protein LOC126994012 gives rise to the protein MERPTAPPQAPPPVSQSAPLSPETALDGTPSALHQETLLTDDPGLGEETNALVRCIIARMVKVQNSLVTMESPCETAATTTAAAAPRLRVLQWNVQGLRPKRHQVLQAIVEERLDVLLQETLTPADFQWRVAGFTLHSLPATAEGSRGCLALVRSGIPHRRILNPVQCGDGVEVMALELHVGGLLVHAYNIYRSQRHELEAGELLGLAAHTSLLVAGDFNAHHPSLQSVSSTNATGRHLAAVLEEVPEIRLLNTGESTHVRGGRLDLTLVSSDLAAGATWQTHPTLTSDHYATLTTLAVAPPVPPRPQPRWNTRRADWGRFQRTLDSWWEYEPQGDLHQQEQDLTAAIQHAADAAIPRTDPGRRRRPDWWFYTEEVREHNHRVNLHRKLYKKRPTPSNLRLLQDVVSRAREVSQRAKEDKWLECFRCRPAAHPQPIREAERLVDDFTSRGASTQLPPRTHRLQQRLRPNREEVTREACETADLTDQPFSLQELDRAQKRGRDTAAGADGVVYSMLAHAGPAGEAALLSLLNASWLAGRLPPAWKEADIQPIPKPREPGKLRPISLTSCTAKTAERMVLSRLQWRVGNLHPHVFGYTRRVSTADSIITLLTQANHRPTLVVFLDLEKAFELASPDAILIALVEKGVRGRLLAWLRDYLHRRRARVRFQGHKSSFRELENGTPQGGILSPFLFNILMEQLVALPFREGTVLLSYADDLALVVTGRGNRMDKAQQALDLITEKCEALGLKISAQTARAMAIRAATPAGQLQAQGIGLEWVNRYLYLSVAGLTTLIQHPSQISGCETPRQAQRHEGDDEACQQKILEVAQNSSLRVMLRAPRWCSACVMQSEAGLLPLASRVEYVLACRVARILLRDKEGVAQRRLRTAMAQGREVFRNNTWLIHTTSAVHGLTRTLGWWREADVPALLPPPPPWEPSIAPFTATPMPASKALCITQELRQRALSMAQVTEPGSAVYYTDGSVDPVSGRTGAAAITGETRLLCRTADHCSTLQTELAALLLALEHAQARPELTVVIHTDSRAGLEALQRPRVTDNVGLVTSVLGSLQSLAAQGKCVRLHWIPSHVGVRGNEAADEAAKRAAAGPTITRRVPLSLQQTKAEARHVASWQAHQSHRELEGWKKQAAWYSIATGYHPLDDAQQHPRADGVLLQRVRLGYSTREQLQDGFQGQECAHCGRHSRRPLVHYLLSCPATARLRPAPEPDTQPAPGGLLSSREVKAALLVQRSPPDLLLEVLRAAPPPR